The following proteins are co-located in the Castanea sativa cultivar Marrone di Chiusa Pesio chromosome 8, ASM4071231v1 genome:
- the LOC142607735 gene encoding ras-related protein RABE1c codes for MAAPPARARADYDYLIKLLLIGDSGVGKSCLLLRFSDGSFTTSFITTIGIDFKIRTIELDGKRIKLQIWDTAGQERFRTITTAYYRGAMGILLVYDVTDESSFNNIRNWIRNIEQHASDNVNKILVGNKADMDESKRAVPTSKGQALADEYGIKFFETSAKTNLNVEQVFFSIARDIKQRLADTDSRAEPTTIRINQPDQAAGAGQAAQKSACCGS; via the exons ATGGCTGCTCCACCGGCAAGAGCTCGGGCCGATTACGATTACCTCATAAAGCTGTTGTTGATCGGCGACAGTG GTGTGGGTAAGAGTTGCCTTCTTTTACGTTTCTCAGATGGCTCATTCACCACTAGTTTCATCACTACCATTGG cattgattttaaaattagaaCCATTGAACTTGATGGAAAACGGATCAAACTGCAAATTTGGGACACTGCTGGTCAGGAGCGGTTCCGAACAATTACAACTG CTTACTATCGGGGAGCCATGGGTATTTTGCTTGTCTATGATGTGACTGATGAATCATCTTTCAACA ACATTAGGAATTGGATTCGCAACATTGAACAGCATGCTTCAGATAATGTCAACAAGATACTGGTAGGGAACAAGGCTGACATGGATGAAAGCAAAAGG GCTGTGCCTACATCCAAGGGCCAAGCACTTGCTGATGAGTATGGTATCAAGTTCTTTGAAACT AGTGCAAAGACAAATCTAAATGTGGAGCAAGTTTTCTTTTCGATAGCAAGGGATATAAAGCAAAGGCTTGCAGACACAGACTCTAGGGCCGAG CCTACAACCATTAGGATCAATCAACCAGACCAGGCAGCTGGAGCTGGTCAAGCTGCCCAAAAATCAGCTTGCTGTGGATCTTAA